In Osmerus mordax isolate fOsmMor3 chromosome 11 unlocalized genomic scaffold, fOsmMor3.pri SUPER_11_unloc_2, whole genome shotgun sequence, a single window of DNA contains:
- the LOC136938794 gene encoding ras-related protein Rap-2b: protein MREYKVVVLGSGGVGKSALTVQFVTGSFIEKYDPTIEDFYRKEIEVDSSPSVLEILDTAGTEQFASMRDLYIKNGQGFILVYSLVNQQSFQDIKPMRDQIIRVKRYERVPMILVGNKVDLEGEREVSSGEGKALADEWNCPFMETSAKNKISVDELFAEIVRQMNYSSTPNGDDQCCSSCVVL, encoded by the coding sequence ATGAGAGAATACAAAGTAGTCGTTCTGGGATCCGGTGGGGTTGGCAAATCCGCTTTGACTGTCCAGTTTGTGACGGGGTCCTTCATAGAGAAATACGATCCCACGATAGAGGATTTCTACCGAAAAGAGATTGAGGTAGACTCCTCGCCCTCTGTGCTGGAAATCCTAGACACTGCGGGAACGGAGCAGTTTGCGTCCATGCGAGATCTCTACATCAAGAACGGGCAAGGATTTATTCTCGTCTACAGCTTGGTCAACCAACAGAGCTTCCAAGATATCAAACCCATGAGGGATCAGATCATTCGGGTGAAACGGTACGAGAGAGTGCCGATGATACTGGTCGGGAACAAGGTGGACTTGGAGGGCGAGAGGGAAGTGTCGTCCGGGGAGGGGAAGGCTCTGGCTGACGAGTGGAACTGCCCGTTTATGGAAACTTCAGCCAAAAATAAGATCTCGGTTGACGAACTGTTTGCCGAGATTGTCCGACAAATGAACTACTCCTCCACGCCGAACGGAGACGACCAGTGTTGCTCATCCTGCGTCGTTCTTTAA